One Hyphomicrobium sp. CS1GBMeth3 DNA window includes the following coding sequences:
- a CDS encoding F0F1 ATP synthase subunit A, protein MSQFEIKRLIPLEAFGYDISFTNSSLFMVLALVIISGFLIFAMSGRSLVPGRVQSIAEGLYEFIANIVKENLGQEGMRYFPWVFTIFVFILTLNMLGMVPGSFTVTSHIIVTFALAAMVWITVTLIGFARHGLGYLKLFVPEGVPLWLMPLIVPIELVSYLIRPVSLSVRLFANMMAGHTMLKVFASFAVSLPFVAKAFPVLFTAAFTGLEFLVAFLQAFIFTVLTCIYLNDAVNMHHH, encoded by the coding sequence ATGTCTCAGTTCGAGATCAAGCGTCTCATCCCGCTGGAGGCGTTCGGCTACGACATCTCCTTCACCAACTCGTCACTCTTCATGGTGCTGGCGCTGGTGATCATTTCCGGCTTCCTGATCTTTGCCATGTCGGGCCGCTCGCTGGTCCCCGGGCGCGTGCAGTCGATCGCCGAAGGCCTCTACGAGTTCATCGCCAACATCGTGAAGGAGAACCTGGGCCAGGAAGGCATGCGCTACTTCCCCTGGGTCTTCACCATCTTCGTCTTCATTCTGACGCTGAATATGCTGGGCATGGTCCCCGGCTCGTTCACGGTCACGAGCCATATCATCGTGACCTTCGCGCTCGCCGCCATGGTCTGGATCACGGTGACGCTGATCGGCTTCGCGCGCCACGGTCTCGGATACCTGAAGCTGTTCGTGCCGGAAGGCGTGCCGCTGTGGCTGATGCCGCTGATCGTGCCGATCGAGCTCGTGTCATACCTGATCCGCCCGGTGAGTCTCTCGGTGCGCCTGTTCGCCAATATGATGGCCGGTCACACGATGCTGAAGGTGTTCGCGAGCTTCGCAGTGAGCCTGCCGTTCGTGGCCAAGGCCTTCCCGGTCCTCTTCACCGCCGCCTTCACGGGCCTCGAGTTTCTCGTCGCCTTCCTGCAGGCGTTCATCTTCACCGTGTTGACCTGTATCTATCTCAACGACGCGGTCAACATGCACCACCACTAA
- a CDS encoding F0F1 ATP synthase subunit C encodes MDPQAAKFIGAGLACFALIGAGIGIGNIFGNYLSGALRNPSAAPGQFTNLLIGFALAEATGLFGLLIALIILFG; translated from the coding sequence ATGGATCCCCAGGCAGCAAAGTTCATCGGCGCCGGCCTCGCCTGCTTCGCGCTCATCGGCGCTGGCATCGGCATCGGCAACATCTTCGGCAACTACCTGTCGGGCGCGCTGCGCAATCCGTCGGCTGCTCCGGGCCAGTTCACCAACCTGCTGATCGGCTTCGCCCTCGCCGAGGCCACCGGCCTCTTCGGCCTGCTGATCGCGCTGATCATCCTCTTCGGCTGA
- a CDS encoding F0F1 ATP synthase subunit B', which translates to MPAAMTALVAAAIEVGTDVKEAFDAEGASGGGLPQLHAPDFAPQLFWLALTFALLYWIMAKIALPRIGEVIEERRDRIQRDLAAAERLKGETDAALQAYEKALSDARANASSIARQTRDSLSAEVEKERKAVEDQLARKLADAESAINETKTKALSSVKEIASDTAVAIVNTLSSVPASKDEVERALTASGANK; encoded by the coding sequence ATGCCCGCAGCGATGACCGCGCTCGTCGCGGCTGCGATCGAAGTAGGGACGGACGTCAAGGAAGCGTTCGACGCTGAAGGCGCGAGCGGCGGCGGCCTTCCGCAGCTGCACGCTCCTGACTTCGCACCGCAGCTCTTCTGGCTCGCGCTTACTTTTGCGCTGCTCTACTGGATCATGGCGAAGATCGCGCTGCCGCGCATCGGCGAGGTGATCGAGGAGCGCCGCGATCGCATCCAGCGTGACCTTGCCGCCGCCGAGCGCTTGAAGGGCGAGACGGACGCCGCCTTGCAGGCCTATGAGAAGGCGCTCTCCGACGCACGCGCCAACGCCTCGTCGATCGCCCGCCAGACGCGCGACTCGCTGAGTGCCGAGGTCGAGAAGGAGCGCAAAGCGGTCGAGGATCAGCTGGCGAGGAAGCTTGCTGACGCCGAGAGCGCCATCAACGAGACGAAGACCAAGGCGCTTTCGAGCGTTAAGGAAATCGCCAGCGACACCGCAGTGGCCATCGTCAACACGCTCTCCAGCGTCCCCGCCTCGAAGGACGAGGTTGAGCGGGCGCTGACGGCGTCTGGCGCGAACAAGTAG
- the atpF gene encoding F0F1 ATP synthase subunit B: MLNPGYPEFWVLLSFLLFVGVLIWKGVPGLIGQALDKRANTIRAELDEARRLREEAQQLLADYQRKTREAEDEAKSIVEAAKREAERLAAETRQSLTEQIERRTKTAEEKIARAEAQALADVRAAAVDLAVKASEAVLKTKLAGEAGVSLVDSAIRDLKGKLN; this comes from the coding sequence ATGCTAAACCCTGGCTATCCTGAATTCTGGGTTTTGCTCTCGTTCCTCCTGTTCGTGGGCGTCCTGATCTGGAAGGGTGTGCCGGGCCTGATCGGTCAGGCGCTCGACAAGCGGGCCAACACGATCCGCGCCGAGCTCGACGAGGCCCGCCGCCTGCGCGAGGAAGCCCAGCAGCTGCTCGCCGACTACCAGCGCAAGACGCGTGAGGCCGAGGACGAGGCGAAGTCCATCGTCGAGGCTGCAAAGCGCGAGGCCGAGCGTCTCGCCGCCGAGACCCGCCAGTCCCTCACCGAGCAGATCGAGCGGCGCACCAAGACGGCCGAGGAGAAGATCGCGCGCGCCGAGGCTCAGGCTCTCGCCGACGTGCGCGCCGCCGCTGTCGACCTCGCAGTCAAGGCGTCCGAGGCCGTCCTCAAGACGAAGCTCGCAGGCGAGGCCGGCGTCTCACTGGTCGACTCCGCGATCCGCGATCTCAAGGGCAAGCTGAACTGA
- a CDS encoding alpha/beta fold hydrolase, producing the protein MQDEDLSLWDLAKAVLMFAVLPCAIITGGAYLYVLYLKPPPYAGVTLQPGVVYVSARRFETQGLERLAANGESVDLTPWWPGDQRDTHLKPDVTVLVHGYNAQEHKVATYFTELAAHLQSEGGYDGTIVVFDWPALGTPLDELPTAQRVQLDMNMMGANRPSQASYELAMYGLDQRQAQGIGARSFLALLDLLSTSGAHTINVVAHSMGCYLVAEALKLRPGAATRIASMIWLAPDIDEAVTDAPWLRTAVDRLQNGLTVLYSRSDTVLTRLSRLANGTERLGATGAGTHTPPSKMVFVDMTAELGTENAHTGYLMRGSSSLQRIARQLSAAAPAP; encoded by the coding sequence ATGCAGGACGAGGACTTGTCGCTTTGGGATCTCGCCAAAGCCGTGCTGATGTTCGCGGTGCTCCCGTGCGCCATAATCACGGGCGGGGCATATCTCTACGTCCTCTACCTCAAGCCCCCGCCTTACGCGGGCGTCACCCTGCAGCCGGGCGTCGTTTATGTCTCAGCGCGCCGCTTCGAGACTCAAGGACTTGAGCGGCTCGCGGCAAACGGCGAGAGCGTGGACCTCACGCCGTGGTGGCCAGGAGACCAGCGCGACACACACCTGAAGCCCGACGTCACCGTGCTCGTGCACGGCTACAATGCGCAGGAGCACAAGGTCGCCACCTATTTCACCGAGCTGGCCGCCCACCTGCAGTCGGAAGGAGGCTATGACGGCACCATCGTCGTATTCGACTGGCCCGCGCTCGGAACGCCGCTCGACGAGCTGCCGACCGCCCAGCGCGTCCAGCTCGACATGAATATGATGGGAGCGAACCGCCCCTCCCAGGCAAGCTACGAGCTCGCGATGTACGGGCTCGACCAACGCCAAGCGCAGGGGATCGGCGCACGATCATTCCTTGCGCTTCTCGATCTGCTATCGACGAGCGGAGCGCACACCATCAACGTCGTGGCACACAGCATGGGATGCTATCTGGTTGCCGAGGCCCTGAAACTGCGTCCCGGCGCGGCCACTCGCATCGCATCCATGATCTGGCTCGCACCGGACATCGACGAGGCCGTCACCGACGCGCCATGGCTCCGCACCGCCGTCGACCGTCTGCAGAACGGGCTCACCGTGCTGTACTCGAGGAGCGACACGGTCCTGACCCGCCTGTCACGCCTTGCGAACGGAACCGAGCGCCTGGGCGCTACCGGCGCCGGGACGCACACGCCGCCTTCCAAGATGGTGTTCGTCGACATGACGGCGGAGCTCGGCACCGAGAATGCCCACACCGGCTATCTCATGCGCGGAAGCTCGAGCTTGCAGCGGATCGCAAGGCAGCTTTCCGCTGCTGCACCGGCGCCCTGA
- the ispH gene encoding 4-hydroxy-3-methylbut-2-enyl diphosphate reductase codes for MPSPHVESVEEMSAVRRPALNVLLAAPRGFCAGVDRAIQIVELALAKFGAPVYVRHEIVHNRYVVESLKAKGAVFVEELSEIPDTDQPVIFSAHGVPKSVPMAARSRNLFAIDATCPLVFKVHMEASRHHAEGRRILLIGHAGHPEVEGTTGQLPPGAVTLIQSAADAEAIEAEDDARLAYVTQTTLSVDDTAEIVAILKRRFPAIVGPHKEDICYATTNRQAAVKAIAGKVGLTLVVGAPNSSNSLRLVEVAERAGCPKAILIQRADDIPWETFEGLSAVGITAGASAPEALVDEVIEALRARFAITIEQVTTANERIAFNVPRELREPAA; via the coding sequence ATGCCTTCACCCCATGTCGAGAGCGTCGAGGAGATGAGCGCAGTGAGGCGTCCGGCCCTGAACGTGCTGCTGGCGGCCCCCCGTGGTTTCTGCGCGGGCGTGGACCGGGCCATCCAAATCGTCGAGCTGGCGCTCGCCAAGTTCGGTGCCCCCGTCTACGTGCGCCACGAGATCGTCCATAACCGATACGTGGTCGAGTCTCTGAAGGCCAAAGGTGCCGTTTTTGTGGAGGAGCTCAGCGAGATTCCGGACACCGATCAGCCTGTGATCTTTTCGGCACACGGGGTGCCCAAGTCCGTGCCGATGGCGGCCAGATCCCGCAATCTGTTTGCCATCGATGCCACCTGCCCGCTGGTGTTCAAGGTGCATATGGAAGCGAGTCGCCACCACGCCGAGGGCCGCCGCATTCTGCTCATCGGCCACGCCGGCCACCCGGAGGTCGAAGGCACCACCGGGCAGCTCCCGCCGGGCGCAGTAACCTTAATTCAGTCGGCGGCCGACGCAGAAGCCATCGAGGCCGAGGACGACGCCCGCCTCGCCTACGTGACCCAGACTACGCTGTCCGTGGACGATACGGCCGAGATCGTCGCCATCCTGAAGCGGCGCTTTCCGGCCATCGTCGGCCCTCACAAAGAGGATATCTGCTACGCGACGACCAACCGCCAGGCCGCCGTCAAGGCGATCGCCGGCAAGGTCGGGCTGACGCTCGTCGTCGGCGCCCCCAACTCGTCGAACTCGTTGCGCCTGGTCGAGGTCGCCGAGCGCGCCGGCTGCCCGAAGGCAATCCTGATCCAGCGCGCCGACGATATCCCTTGGGAGACCTTCGAGGGCCTCTCGGCCGTCGGCATCACCGCCGGTGCGTCCGCGCCCGAAGCCCTCGTCGACGAGGTGATAGAGGCGCTTCGCGCGCGCTTTGCGATTACGATCGAGCAGGTGACGACCGCCAACGAGCGCATCGCCTTCAACGTCCCACGCGAACTGCGCGAGCCCGCCGCCTAA
- a CDS encoding homoserine kinase yields MAVYTEVTDDELARLIADYDLGELLSYKGIAEGVENTNFLVHTSEGTYILTLYERRVDTDDLPFFLGLLEHLNQRGISCPLPVRNQAGEVLTSISGRAAAIVTFLEGVWPRRPRTVHCSAVGRALAELHLAGEGFALKRPNALGLEGWHAVYDRFSERANEIAPGLRTLIDYELAFLDRAWPKNLPSGIIHADLFPDNVFFIGDKLSGLIDFYFACNDAWAYDLAICLNAWCFEPDFAFNVTKGRALLAAYQSLRPLNATEREAFPVLARGAALRFLVTRAHDWLHTDPHALVKPHDPNAYVRRLRFHQEVTSPAEYGLEAAA; encoded by the coding sequence ATGGCCGTTTACACGGAAGTGACGGACGACGAGCTTGCCCGGCTCATTGCCGACTACGATCTCGGCGAGCTGCTCTCTTACAAGGGCATTGCCGAGGGCGTCGAGAATACCAATTTTCTCGTTCACACGTCTGAGGGCACCTACATTCTGACCCTCTACGAACGCCGCGTGGATACGGACGATCTGCCGTTTTTCCTCGGTCTGCTCGAGCATCTGAACCAGCGCGGTATCTCGTGCCCGTTACCGGTGCGCAATCAGGCGGGCGAGGTACTCACCAGCATCTCCGGGCGCGCGGCGGCCATTGTGACCTTCCTCGAAGGCGTATGGCCGCGCCGTCCGCGCACGGTCCATTGCAGCGCCGTCGGCCGCGCCCTCGCCGAGCTGCATCTCGCCGGCGAAGGCTTCGCGCTGAAGCGCCCCAACGCCCTCGGCCTCGAGGGCTGGCACGCCGTCTACGACCGGTTTTCCGAGCGCGCCAACGAGATCGCACCGGGGCTCCGCACCTTGATCGACTACGAGCTGGCCTTTCTCGATCGCGCCTGGCCGAAGAACCTGCCCTCCGGCATCATTCACGCCGACCTCTTTCCCGACAACGTGTTCTTCATCGGCGACAAGCTGTCCGGCCTGATCGACTTCTACTTTGCCTGCAACGACGCCTGGGCCTACGACCTCGCGATTTGCCTTAACGCCTGGTGCTTCGAGCCGGATTTCGCCTTCAACGTCACCAAGGGCCGTGCCCTGCTCGCCGCCTATCAGAGCTTGCGCCCCCTGAATGCCACCGAGCGCGAGGCATTCCCCGTGCTGGCCCGCGGCGCAGCGCTCCGCTTCCTCGTCACCCGCGCCCACGACTGGCTGCACACGGACCCCCACGCCCTGGTCAAGCCGCACGATCCCAACGCCTACGTGCGCCGCCTTCGCTTCCACCAGGAAGTCACCTCGCCCGCCGAATACGGACTGGAGGCCGCAGCGTGA
- the rnhA gene encoding ribonuclease HI, which yields MSEQTKSIEIYTDGACSGNPGPGGWGAILIWNGHRKELKGGEALTTNNRMELMAAISALEALKTGVEADLYTDSAYVKNGISSWIHGWKRNGWRTADKKPVKNAELWQRLEQALGQHKVRWHWVKGHAGHPENERADELAREGMAAFKIR from the coding sequence GTGAGCGAGCAGACGAAGTCGATCGAGATCTACACGGACGGCGCCTGCTCCGGGAACCCGGGCCCCGGCGGCTGGGGCGCCATTCTGATCTGGAATGGCCACCGCAAGGAGCTGAAGGGCGGCGAAGCTCTGACGACCAACAACCGCATGGAGCTGATGGCCGCCATCTCGGCCCTCGAAGCCTTGAAGACGGGCGTCGAGGCCGACCTCTACACAGACAGCGCCTACGTCAAGAACGGCATCTCGAGCTGGATCCATGGCTGGAAGCGCAATGGCTGGCGCACGGCGGACAAGAAGCCGGTTAAGAACGCCGAGCTATGGCAGCGGCTTGAGCAGGCGCTCGGCCAGCACAAGGTCCGCTGGCACTGGGTCAAGGGCCACGCCGGCCACCCCGAGAACGAGCGCGCCGACGAACTCGCTCGCGAGGGCATGGCGGCCTTCAAGATCCGTTAA
- a CDS encoding methyl-accepting chemotaxis protein — protein MLSTLRLRLPIAIVGLGLASSTVMGWIGWSGAESALEQAAFERLKLAAESRRTSLELVADRLRVDTRNIASHKFVLDNITDLSETLTKAPENLAQNIAYFTGLPPAERAESDGGMSGTMYGVRHSKVHPVVMATLTQAKYDDVLLLDEAGNVVYTATKGPEFGQTIGTPQTKGTGLDTLLATMKEAGDKDVTFQDFAASSLSETTPLAFIGTPILKKSNVAMDQAQHEVRVGYAVIRVSPALLDRVLSDRYGLGETGETFAVGADGLIRTNTPLATEPTAGKPAASMGIDISSENAVSRLHRDGNNDLAAETGVEFLGAAWKVYAKQADSEALAAATGISRMMGLAALLIAGAQILIGWLVARSIVRPIGTLTGALQAIAGGKLTTEISGKERQDEIGEIARAVDDIRTYTAAEAERRATTAETERLERESQRRQLTERLAREFEQHVGTVVKSVATHAANLEKSALEMASLAEQTKTSSFKVATATDSANHEVQSVATASEQLSASIREVASLTARSGSIATEADKHAQQTHGIVESLSEKAATIQNVIDMIKTIAEQTNLLALNATIEAARAGEAGKGFSVVASEVKALASQTTKATGEIAAQIDAVGQGVRDAVGAVSSIRTVVTDISDAVVAISSAMEQQTAATGEIAKSAQSAAGETATVSENIEEVSHAITTTDKAAGIVVERARSLGHEASELNQSLQQFIGRLLAA, from the coding sequence ATGTTATCCACCCTGCGTCTTCGCCTTCCGATCGCAATCGTCGGCCTCGGCCTAGCGAGTTCAACAGTCATGGGCTGGATCGGCTGGTCCGGTGCGGAAAGCGCACTGGAGCAGGCCGCGTTCGAGCGCCTGAAGCTGGCCGCCGAATCACGCCGCACGAGCCTTGAGCTCGTGGCGGACCGCCTGCGCGTCGACACCCGGAACATCGCCAGCCACAAGTTCGTGCTCGACAACATCACGGACCTCTCCGAGACGCTGACCAAGGCGCCGGAGAACCTCGCGCAGAACATCGCATACTTCACGGGGCTGCCCCCGGCGGAGCGCGCCGAGAGTGACGGCGGCATGTCCGGCACCATGTACGGCGTGCGCCATTCCAAGGTGCATCCGGTCGTAATGGCCACGCTGACCCAGGCGAAGTATGACGACGTGCTACTGCTCGATGAGGCAGGCAACGTCGTTTACACCGCAACAAAGGGTCCCGAGTTCGGCCAGACGATCGGCACTCCGCAAACGAAAGGCACCGGCCTCGACACGCTGCTTGCGACGATGAAGGAAGCGGGCGACAAGGACGTCACCTTCCAGGATTTCGCCGCCTCGAGCCTTTCCGAGACTACGCCCCTGGCCTTCATCGGCACGCCCATTCTCAAGAAATCCAACGTGGCAATGGATCAGGCTCAGCACGAAGTCCGCGTCGGCTATGCGGTGATCCGCGTTTCCCCCGCGCTTCTCGATCGCGTCCTGAGCGACCGCTACGGTCTCGGCGAGACGGGCGAAACCTTCGCCGTCGGCGCCGACGGGTTGATCCGCACCAATACGCCTCTTGCCACCGAGCCGACCGCCGGCAAGCCCGCGGCGTCGATGGGCATCGACATCTCGTCGGAGAACGCCGTGTCGCGCCTGCATCGTGACGGAAACAACGATCTGGCAGCCGAGACTGGCGTCGAGTTCCTTGGTGCGGCGTGGAAAGTCTACGCCAAGCAAGCGGACAGCGAGGCGTTGGCCGCAGCAACCGGCATTTCGCGCATGATGGGTCTTGCCGCGCTACTGATCGCGGGCGCACAGATCCTGATCGGCTGGCTCGTCGCTCGCAGCATCGTGCGGCCCATCGGCACCCTGACGGGGGCTCTGCAGGCCATCGCGGGCGGAAAGCTCACCACTGAGATTTCTGGCAAGGAGCGTCAGGACGAGATTGGTGAGATCGCCCGCGCCGTCGACGACATCAGAACCTACACGGCCGCGGAGGCCGAGCGCCGCGCAACCACCGCAGAAACAGAGCGTCTCGAGCGTGAGAGCCAGCGCCGTCAGCTGACCGAGCGCCTGGCACGCGAGTTCGAGCAACACGTCGGCACGGTCGTCAAGTCAGTGGCCACCCATGCGGCCAACCTCGAGAAATCGGCTCTCGAGATGGCGTCCCTCGCCGAGCAGACCAAAACCAGCTCGTTCAAGGTTGCGACCGCGACCGATTCAGCCAACCACGAAGTGCAATCCGTCGCCACGGCCTCCGAGCAGCTCTCCGCCTCTATCCGGGAGGTCGCATCCCTCACCGCCCGGTCGGGCTCGATCGCCACCGAGGCGGACAAGCACGCACAACAGACCCACGGCATCGTCGAGTCCCTGTCTGAGAAAGCCGCGACGATTCAGAACGTCATCGACATGATCAAGACCATCGCCGAGCAGACGAATCTCCTGGCGCTGAACGCCACCATTGAGGCTGCCCGCGCCGGCGAGGCTGGGAAAGGCTTCTCGGTGGTCGCGAGCGAGGTCAAGGCGCTGGCCAGCCAGACGACGAAAGCCACGGGCGAGATTGCGGCCCAGATCGATGCGGTTGGTCAGGGAGTACGGGACGCCGTCGGCGCCGTCTCTAGCATTCGCACGGTCGTCACCGACATCAGCGACGCCGTGGTGGCGATATCCTCTGCCATGGAGCAGCAGACGGCGGCCACGGGTGAGATCGCCAAGTCGGCCCAGAGCGCAGCCGGCGAGACCGCGACCGTCTCGGAGAACATTGAGGAAGTGTCCCACGCGATCACCACCACCGACAAGGCGGCGGGGATCGTCGTCGAACGGGCCCGCAGCCTGGGCCACGAGGCTTCCGAGCTCAATCAGAGCCTGCAACAGTTCATCGGGCGCCTGCTCGCGGCTTGA
- a CDS encoding peroxiredoxin: MSIKVGDRLPDAKLTIMGEGGPKPVSSDELFKGKTVALFAVPGAFTPTCSEKHLPGFLANADALKAKGVTTIACTAVNDVFVLNAWSKERGANGVVTMLADGNGDFVKALGLDVDLSPFGLGLRSKRYAMVVEDGVVKYLAVEDSPPEHEKASAEKVLAFF, translated from the coding sequence ATGAGCATCAAAGTCGGCGACCGGCTGCCCGACGCCAAGTTGACCATCATGGGTGAAGGCGGCCCCAAGCCCGTCTCCTCGGACGAGCTGTTCAAAGGCAAGACCGTCGCGCTGTTCGCGGTGCCGGGCGCCTTCACACCGACCTGCAGCGAGAAGCATCTGCCGGGCTTTCTCGCCAATGCCGACGCCCTCAAGGCCAAGGGCGTCACGACGATCGCCTGCACGGCCGTCAACGACGTGTTCGTGCTCAACGCGTGGTCCAAGGAGCGGGGTGCGAACGGGGTCGTCACCATGCTCGCTGACGGCAACGGTGACTTCGTCAAGGCGCTGGGGCTCGATGTCGACCTCTCTCCGTTCGGGTTGGGCCTTCGTTCCAAGCGCTACGCGATGGTGGTCGAGGATGGCGTTGTGAAGTATCTCGCTGTCGAGGACAGTCCTCCTGAGCACGAAAAAGCGTCGGCAGAGAAGGTGCTTGCGTTCTTCTGA
- a CDS encoding protein-disulfide reductase DsbD domain-containing protein has product MSLPTRRPYFVFTLIFALIAAASSGAGQATAASSPWVANDNAKVRLFAGRASDSNALYAFVEIVLAPGWKTYWRTPGDAGGLPPTFDWSKSRNLAAADVAFPAPRRFTDRSGNTIGYDGTVVLPVALKPQDLTQPISLVLGLHYGICKDICIPAEAELALEVPADGAEALSEEALDALDRVPRPQDELRDGDPALVSAGAILVGSPKITISARFPKNDAVADVFLEAPDGLFVPLPERVGSADENGVIVFEAPLGSDVDTAAFRGRTLTVTLVGETGASTATFVAQ; this is encoded by the coding sequence ATGAGCCTTCCAACACGTCGCCCTTACTTTGTTTTCACTCTCATATTTGCGCTGATTGCGGCGGCTTCAAGCGGGGCTGGCCAAGCAACGGCCGCCAGTTCGCCTTGGGTTGCAAACGACAATGCCAAGGTTCGCCTCTTTGCGGGGCGTGCGTCCGACAGCAACGCGCTCTATGCCTTCGTCGAGATCGTACTCGCGCCGGGTTGGAAAACCTATTGGCGCACGCCGGGAGATGCCGGCGGCTTGCCGCCGACGTTTGATTGGTCGAAATCGCGCAATCTGGCCGCGGCCGATGTTGCGTTTCCGGCGCCGCGGCGTTTCACCGACCGGTCGGGGAATACCATCGGTTATGACGGCACGGTCGTGCTGCCGGTCGCGCTCAAGCCGCAAGATCTGACGCAGCCAATCTCGCTCGTGCTCGGTCTCCATTATGGTATCTGCAAGGATATCTGCATCCCGGCCGAAGCCGAGCTGGCGCTTGAAGTGCCGGCCGATGGCGCGGAGGCGCTTTCGGAGGAAGCCCTCGATGCGCTCGACCGTGTGCCGCGGCCGCAAGACGAGCTTCGCGACGGGGATCCGGCGCTGGTCAGCGCCGGTGCAATCCTGGTGGGATCGCCGAAGATCACGATCTCGGCGCGGTTTCCCAAGAATGACGCCGTTGCGGACGTGTTTCTCGAGGCGCCGGACGGGCTCTTCGTGCCGTTGCCCGAGCGTGTCGGCAGCGCGGACGAAAACGGTGTGATCGTCTTCGAGGCGCCGCTTGGCTCCGATGTCGATACCGCGGCCTTCAGGGGGCGCACGCTGACGGTGACGCTGGTCGGTGAAACCGGCGCTTCCACCGCGACGTTCGTCGCCCAGTGA
- a CDS encoding YqgE/AlgH family protein — MSTLKTKRRKRGDGSLKGQLLVAMPLMTDRRFARSVIYLCAHSEDGAMGLIINHRADHISFPDLLERLGIVPHGAEDGISNDILERQVHVGGPVETGRGFVLHTSDYHSEESTLPIDHDVSLTASIEILKAMASGEGPTHAMLALGYAGWSAGQLESEIQANGWLHCPPDLNLLFDPDLEAKYTRALAKIGVDPSHLVSDAGHA; from the coding sequence ATGAGCACGCTGAAAACCAAGCGGAGAAAGCGCGGCGACGGAAGTCTCAAAGGACAGCTACTCGTCGCCATGCCCTTGATGACCGATCGTCGGTTCGCTCGCTCAGTAATCTACTTGTGCGCCCATTCCGAGGATGGCGCCATGGGCCTGATCATCAATCATCGCGCGGACCACATCAGCTTCCCTGACCTGCTCGAACGCCTCGGCATCGTTCCGCACGGCGCCGAGGACGGCATCTCGAACGACATTCTGGAGCGGCAGGTCCACGTCGGCGGCCCGGTGGAGACCGGCCGCGGTTTCGTACTGCACACGTCGGACTATCATTCCGAAGAGTCGACACTCCCCATCGACCACGACGTGAGCCTGACGGCCTCGATTGAAATCCTGAAAGCCATGGCCAGCGGCGAAGGCCCGACGCACGCCATGCTGGCGCTCGGTTACGCGGGCTGGTCCGCCGGGCAGCTCGAAAGCGAGATCCAGGCCAACGGCTGGCTACACTGTCCGCCCGATCTCAATCTGCTCTTCGATCCGGATCTCGAAGCAAAATACACGCGCGCTCTGGCCAAGATCGGCGTCGATCCATCCCATCTCGTGAGCGACGCCGGCCACGCCTGA